Proteins encoded by one window of Anaeromyxobacter sp.:
- a CDS encoding NADH-quinone oxidoreductase subunit I codes for MSAPQTYNGSFRDTVRSIWHGLSITFSYLLRRPTTVQYPDRTPLPVRETLPPRYRGFLEVDVAICTGCQACERACPIACMQITLEKDPANPKQRVVTQFDIDEAKCMFCGLCVEPCPTGAIQHTREFEGSMADIRNLTIRWADPLAPFPVYKVDKAAEYFPRAELGSLVRAKFSAHRWNANGPDYLPPPTPEELAAAAAAEAAAAAAAAAAKAAAKPAAKPAAPKAAAEPAAAAPAPSAAAAPAPAPAAPAPAGAAAAPASPPPPPTKPEGTP; via the coding sequence ATGTCCGCACCTCAGACCTACAACGGCTCCTTCCGCGACACGGTCAGGTCCATCTGGCACGGCCTGTCCATCACCTTCTCCTACCTGCTGCGCCGGCCCACCACGGTGCAGTACCCCGACCGCACGCCGCTGCCGGTGCGCGAGACGCTGCCGCCCCGCTACCGCGGGTTCCTCGAGGTGGACGTCGCCATCTGCACCGGCTGCCAGGCCTGCGAGCGGGCCTGCCCCATCGCCTGCATGCAGATCACCCTGGAGAAGGACCCGGCCAACCCCAAGCAGCGGGTGGTCACGCAGTTCGACATCGACGAGGCCAAGTGCATGTTCTGCGGCCTGTGCGTCGAGCCCTGCCCCACCGGCGCCATCCAGCACACCCGTGAGTTCGAGGGGTCGATGGCGGACATCCGCAACCTGACCATCCGCTGGGCCGACCCGCTGGCGCCGTTCCCGGTCTACAAGGTGGACAAGGCCGCCGAGTACTTCCCGCGGGCGGAGCTCGGCTCGCTGGTGCGGGCCAAGTTCAGCGCGCACCGCTGGAACGCCAACGGCCCGGACTACCTGCCGCCGCCCACGCCGGAGGAGCTGGCCGCCGCCGCCGCCGCCGAGGCCGCCGCCGCCGCTGCGGCCGCCGCGGCCAAGGCCGCCGCCAAGCCGGCCGCCAAGCCGGCGGCCCCCAAGGCCGCGGCCGAGCCCGCCGCCGCGGCGCCCGCGCCCAGCGCCGCCGCCGCTCCCGCCCCCGCCCCCGCCGCCCCGGCCCCGGCCGGCGCCGCCGCGGCCCCGGCCTCCCCACCTCCCCCCCCGACCAAGCCGGAGGGCACGCCATGA